One part of the Solidesulfovibrio sp. genome encodes these proteins:
- a CDS encoding fused response regulator/phosphatase, protein MSRVLIADDNPIFREMLKRQVAGLLGCEIVEAEDGDGAVALAAAARPELILLDLMMPGVDGIEATRRIRAVPGLRDVPIVLLSAETDRRKWAEALSAGANDFVSKPYHHQELAARLSLHVQLSQLGRELRAQNALFSRERYLAGCVQRQLLPRDLDFEGFESAAVYQAQEQVGGDFYEAWDDGSGVYLLMADISGHGASAAMLMAVCKGLLLSLRAARLSPAEIVGRLNRLLCDLLDGGDLDMFVTMVLCRIDRTTPVLAAVSAGHVPAFVLGPGGLAEIDSTGPALGIMADFDWEARVVPFAPGDTLFHYTDGLTELRSPTGEFFGDDRLRALLRPDRQPKDLIGEIIEAALPFCMGTLHDDLAMTALRRL, encoded by the coding sequence ATGTCCCGCGTACTCATCGCCGACGACAACCCGATCTTTCGGGAGATGCTCAAGCGGCAGGTCGCGGGGCTGCTGGGCTGCGAGATCGTGGAGGCCGAGGACGGCGACGGCGCCGTGGCCCTGGCCGCCGCCGCCCGGCCGGAACTGATCCTGCTCGACCTCATGATGCCCGGCGTGGACGGCATCGAGGCCACCCGCCGCATCCGGGCCGTGCCGGGCCTTCGCGACGTGCCCATCGTGCTGCTTTCGGCCGAGACCGACCGGCGCAAATGGGCCGAGGCCCTCTCGGCCGGGGCCAACGATTTCGTGTCCAAGCCCTACCACCATCAGGAACTGGCCGCCCGGCTGTCGCTGCACGTGCAACTGTCGCAGCTCGGCCGGGAGCTGCGGGCCCAGAACGCGCTTTTTTCCCGGGAACGCTACCTGGCCGGCTGCGTCCAGCGCCAGCTCTTGCCCCGGGACCTCGATTTCGAGGGCTTCGAATCGGCGGCCGTGTACCAGGCCCAGGAGCAGGTGGGCGGGGATTTCTACGAGGCCTGGGACGACGGCTCGGGCGTGTACCTGCTCATGGCCGACATCTCCGGCCACGGCGCCTCGGCGGCCATGCTCATGGCCGTGTGCAAGGGGCTTTTGCTGTCGTTGCGGGCGGCGCGGCTTTCTCCGGCCGAGATCGTGGGACGGCTCAACCGGCTGTTGTGCGACCTGCTCGACGGCGGCGACCTGGACATGTTCGTGACCATGGTCCTGTGCCGCATCGACCGGACCACGCCGGTGCTGGCCGCCGTTTCGGCCGGGCACGTGCCGGCCTTCGTGCTGGGACCGGGAGGGCTTGCCGAAATCGACTCCACCGGGCCGGCCCTGGGCATCATGGCCGATTTCGACTGGGAGGCCCGGGTGGTGCCGTTCGCCCCGGGCGACACCCTGTTCCACTACACCGACGGCCTGACGGAACTGCGCTCGCCCACGGGAGAGTTTTTCGGCGACGACCGGCTGCGAGCCCTGCTGCGGCCGGA
- a CDS encoding PQQ-binding-like beta-propeller repeat protein, with amino-acid sequence MVKGILTSILALLSCFLPVTGFSATGDYLWSGDIGGDKATWSTPLLFNNSIIVQGQDGGITALRADTGQQVWYNSTTAGDTTSPILFDNNVYMIAGSHVYKIAPATGAILADRSLTGTVYGQAPAASGQLLFFIEGGESAFTLHAASLASLEDIWTKPLGAAMASVLTDGTNLYVLADTLTALDPLTGNQRWSVPPPDGYDYFNAGSLADRTLVAFAAKQWDSGNVLAAWSLGDGSAAPGLAWTQDFGTGMTDGSPPAIDGGRVYANSRAGVLRAFTLASGSPLWTYTVRNTDLAPALPTAVDGKVYIQLFVGPPTMLCLDGATGAVAWQTPRSMSTAWSQPAIKDGRVYLATDWSGVFAFAAGHTDSIWPMFKNNPALTGSSDTPAPNQAIAPVDLLLLGQ; translated from the coding sequence ATCCTGACAAGCATCCTCGCGCTCTTATCATGCTTTCTTCCGGTGACCGGATTTTCCGCGACAGGTGACTATCTTTGGTCCGGCGACATCGGCGGCGACAAGGCCACTTGGTCGACTCCCCTCCTGTTTAACAATTCCATCATCGTGCAGGGACAGGATGGCGGCATCACCGCTCTGCGCGCCGACACCGGCCAGCAAGTCTGGTACAATTCCACGACCGCCGGCGACACCACCTCCCCCATCCTCTTCGACAACAATGTCTATATGATCGCCGGTTCCCATGTGTACAAGATCGCGCCCGCAACCGGGGCCATCCTGGCCGACCGCAGCCTGACCGGTACGGTCTACGGCCAGGCCCCGGCCGCCTCGGGCCAACTCCTGTTCTTCATCGAAGGCGGCGAATCCGCCTTCACCCTCCACGCCGCCTCGCTTGCCAGCCTGGAGGATATCTGGACCAAGCCCCTGGGCGCCGCCATGGCGAGCGTGCTCACCGACGGCACGAACCTCTACGTCCTGGCCGATACCCTGACCGCCCTCGATCCCCTGACCGGCAACCAGCGTTGGTCCGTGCCCCCGCCCGACGGCTACGACTATTTCAATGCCGGCTCCCTGGCCGACCGCACGCTGGTGGCCTTCGCCGCCAAGCAGTGGGACAGCGGCAATGTCCTGGCCGCCTGGTCCCTGGGCGACGGTTCCGCCGCGCCCGGCCTGGCCTGGACCCAGGACTTCGGCACGGGCATGACCGACGGCTCGCCCCCGGCCATCGACGGCGGCCGGGTCTACGCCAACTCCCGGGCCGGCGTGCTGCGGGCCTTCACCCTGGCTTCGGGCAGTCCGCTGTGGACGTATACCGTGCGCAACACCGACCTGGCCCCGGCCCTGCCCACGGCCGTGGACGGCAAGGTCTACATCCAGCTCTTCGTCGGCCCCCCGACCATGCTCTGCCTGGACGGGGCCACGGGGGCCGTGGCCTGGCAGACCCCCCGCAGCATGAGTACGGCCTGGAGCCAGCCGGCCATCAAGGACGGCCGGGTGTACCTGGCCACGGACTGGAGCGGCGTATTCGCCTTCGCCGCCGGCCACACGGACTCCATCTGGCCCATGTTCAAGAACAACCCGGCCCTGACCGGATCGAGCGACACGCCGGCCCCGAACCAAGCCATCGCCCCCGTCGACCTGCTGCTTCTGGGGCAATGA
- a CDS encoding phosphate/phosphite/phosphonate ABC transporter substrate-binding protein, translating to MRRRDVLRAFFALPVLLAGCGGDEEAVRVDLSRREEPTLRLPPKAVTYAYLPQFAHTVSYERHRLLLDYLARATGLPLRQIFPDTFEEHVRMVERGEIDISFSNPFAYIRMARSGTRAFARIIEPSGKPDFRSQIICRRDNAQLRSLEDCRGKRWMAVDPSSAGGYIYALGEFLDHGIRRRDFAEITFAPGPGGKQEKVVLAVFAGTCDLGSVRDGALDILAGKIDIGQIRILAESKAYPGWVYAARAGLSPEITAKVAKAMFALSMERPDDAVILQTAGMRGIIPATDTDYAPVRALAEKLDLDAATEEEE from the coding sequence ATGCGGCGACGCGACGTATTGCGGGCGTTTTTCGCCCTTCCCGTCCTGCTCGCCGGCTGCGGCGGCGACGAGGAGGCCGTGCGCGTGGACCTGTCGCGCCGCGAGGAGCCGACCCTTCGCCTGCCGCCCAAGGCCGTCACCTACGCCTACCTGCCCCAGTTCGCCCACACCGTCTCCTACGAGCGCCACCGGCTGCTGCTCGACTACCTCGCCCGGGCCACGGGGCTGCCCTTGCGCCAGATCTTCCCCGACACCTTCGAGGAACACGTGCGCATGGTGGAGCGCGGCGAAATCGACATCTCCTTTTCCAATCCGTTCGCCTACATCCGCATGGCCCGGTCCGGCACCCGGGCCTTTGCCCGCATCATCGAGCCCTCGGGCAAGCCGGATTTCCGCAGCCAGATCATCTGCCGCCGCGACAACGCCCAGCTGCGCAGCCTGGAGGACTGCCGGGGCAAGCGCTGGATGGCCGTGGACCCATCCTCGGCCGGCGGCTACATCTACGCCCTGGGCGAATTCCTGGACCACGGCATCCGCCGTCGCGACTTCGCCGAGATCACCTTCGCCCCGGGGCCGGGCGGCAAGCAGGAAAAGGTCGTGCTGGCCGTGTTCGCCGGCACCTGCGACCTGGGCTCCGTGCGCGACGGGGCGCTGGACATCCTGGCCGGCAAGATCGACATCGGCCAGATCCGCATCCTGGCCGAGAGCAAGGCCTACCCCGGCTGGGTCTACGCCGCCCGGGCCGGGCTTTCGCCGGAGATCACCGCCAAGGTGGCCAAGGCCATGTTCGCCCTGTCCATGGAGCGCCCCGACGACGCCGTCATCCTGCAAACCGCCGGCATGCGCGGCATCATCCCGGCCACGGACACCGACTACGCCCCGGTGCGCGCCCTGGCCGAAAAGCTCGACCTCGACGCCGCCACGGAGGAGGAGGAATGA
- a CDS encoding PEP/pyruvate-binding domain-containing protein — MFSKELFRRWTYQVFAPGVLLREKYNAFRELLRFDDLSLELVAAIEDVHYGAAVVDWARVAHLTRRLRQSVSEMVTRLARLSPSRHLDLAEYARKVDFYVQMALDVPAGDMAGPFVRSLADVAGDAATAGGKAANLARAAQTARVPVPPGFVVTTAAFRYFLEACELRPKINRQLRRVDLSRPGEVAEAAAAIRALIAAASLPDEVAGPLAEAAAGLAHVPGGEALLLAARSSAVAEDGRASFAGQYESVLHVPAADAAAAYLRVVAGKYAAKAITYRALMGFADEETPMAVLFLPMLPAAASGVLYTRDSGDGEAPMAVYAVPGLGAGLMEGASSPERLALSHDPPHFLLDRVSLDGPVLPEASARKLAAIGLSLEQAFGAPQDVEWVLTPGRELYVVQSRPMAVESGTRDAAEPPAPPAPPATPPLLAGGQRASGGAATGTVLFAATVLDVDTIGPGTVLVTPTLPTSLARAVDRLAAVVAVSGSRAGHFASVAREFGLPVVTGAEGAFEALSEGARVTVDADAGAVYPGRVEALLARSRQARADAGSPVARRLARLVPLLAGLTLTDPTSPDFAPAKVRSLHDVVRFAHEKAVTEMFSLVGDDARGLASARKVKSPLPMTMYLLDLGGGVFESAAADKEVRPDQIRSAPMWALWSGLAADDAPWPEGPPILDDAALDRTSAGLFLGEDRHLASYAVISDIYAHVMLRFGYHFTVVDALCGPKENQNFVHFRFKGGGADIARRGLRLSCVRRVLAHFGFTVRASGDLLDASLARVAEHVAQKRLAMLGCLLAATRLLDIRLEDEAAAGAWVEAFIARTDR; from the coding sequence GTGTTTTCCAAGGAACTGTTTCGCCGCTGGACCTACCAGGTCTTCGCCCCGGGCGTGCTGTTGCGCGAGAAGTACAACGCCTTCCGGGAACTGTTGCGCTTCGACGACCTGAGCCTGGAACTCGTGGCCGCCATCGAGGACGTGCACTACGGCGCGGCCGTGGTGGACTGGGCCAGGGTGGCCCATCTGACCCGGCGGCTGCGCCAGTCGGTATCCGAGATGGTCACCAGGCTCGCCCGGCTGTCCCCGAGCCGGCACCTCGACCTGGCCGAATACGCCAGGAAGGTGGATTTCTACGTCCAGATGGCCCTGGACGTGCCGGCCGGGGACATGGCCGGCCCCTTTGTCCGCTCCCTGGCCGACGTGGCCGGCGACGCGGCCACGGCCGGCGGCAAGGCGGCCAACCTGGCCCGGGCGGCCCAGACGGCCAGGGTCCCCGTGCCGCCGGGCTTCGTGGTCACCACCGCCGCCTTCCGCTATTTCCTGGAAGCCTGCGAGCTGCGCCCGAAGATCAACCGCCAACTGCGCCGGGTGGACCTGTCCCGGCCGGGCGAGGTGGCCGAGGCGGCCGCGGCCATCCGGGCGCTGATCGCGGCCGCCAGCCTGCCCGACGAGGTGGCCGGCCCCCTGGCCGAAGCCGCCGCCGGACTGGCCCACGTTCCCGGCGGCGAGGCGCTGCTGCTGGCGGCCCGCTCCTCGGCCGTGGCCGAGGACGGCCGGGCCTCTTTCGCCGGGCAATACGAAAGCGTGCTCCATGTCCCGGCCGCCGATGCCGCCGCGGCCTATCTCCGGGTCGTGGCCGGCAAGTACGCGGCCAAGGCCATCACCTACCGGGCGCTCATGGGGTTCGCCGACGAGGAGACGCCCATGGCCGTGCTCTTCCTGCCCATGCTGCCGGCGGCGGCCTCGGGGGTGCTCTATACCCGCGACAGCGGCGACGGCGAAGCGCCCATGGCCGTCTACGCCGTGCCCGGCCTGGGCGCCGGCCTGATGGAGGGCGCGTCCAGCCCCGAACGCCTGGCCCTGTCCCATGACCCGCCGCATTTCCTGCTCGACCGCGTCAGCCTCGACGGGCCGGTCCTGCCGGAAGCCTCGGCCCGCAAGCTGGCCGCCATCGGCCTGTCCCTGGAGCAGGCCTTCGGCGCGCCCCAGGACGTGGAGTGGGTGCTCACCCCGGGCCGGGAGCTCTACGTCGTGCAGTCGCGGCCCATGGCCGTGGAATCGGGCACGCGTGACGCGGCCGAGCCACCGGCCCCGCCGGCCCCGCCGGCGACCCCCCCCCTGCTGGCCGGCGGCCAGCGGGCCTCGGGCGGCGCGGCCACCGGCACGGTGCTGTTCGCGGCAACCGTCCTCGACGTGGACACCATCGGTCCGGGTACGGTGCTGGTGACGCCCACCCTGCCCACGAGCCTGGCCCGGGCCGTGGACCGCCTGGCCGCCGTGGTGGCGGTCTCGGGCAGCCGGGCCGGGCATTTCGCCTCCGTGGCCCGGGAGTTCGGCCTGCCGGTGGTCACCGGCGCCGAGGGCGCCTTCGAGGCCCTGTCCGAAGGGGCGCGGGTGACCGTGGACGCCGATGCCGGGGCCGTCTACCCGGGCCGCGTCGAGGCCCTGCTGGCCCGCTCCCGCCAGGCCCGGGCCGACGCCGGCTCCCCCGTGGCCAGGCGCCTGGCCCGGCTCGTGCCGCTTCTGGCCGGGCTGACGCTCACCGACCCCACCTCGCCCGATTTCGCTCCGGCCAAGGTCCGTTCCCTGCACGACGTGGTGCGTTTCGCCCATGAAAAGGCCGTGACCGAGATGTTCTCCCTGGTCGGCGACGACGCCCGGGGCCTGGCCTCGGCCCGCAAGGTCAAAAGCCCGCTGCCCATGACCATGTACCTGCTCGACCTCGGCGGCGGCGTGTTCGAGTCGGCGGCGGCGGACAAGGAAGTGCGGCCGGACCAGATCCGCAGCGCGCCCATGTGGGCCTTGTGGTCGGGGCTGGCCGCCGACGACGCGCCCTGGCCCGAGGGGCCGCCCATCCTCGACGACGCGGCCCTGGACCGCACCAGCGCCGGCCTGTTTCTCGGCGAGGACCGCCACCTGGCCAGCTACGCCGTCATTTCCGACATCTACGCCCACGTCATGCTGCGCTTCGGCTACCACTTCACCGTGGTCGACGCCCTGTGCGGCCCCAAGGAGAACCAGAACTTCGTCCATTTCCGCTTCAAGGGCGGCGGGGCCGACATCGCCCGGCGCGGCCTGCGCCTGTCGTGCGTGCGCCGGGTGCTGGCGCACTTCGGCTTCACGGTGCGGGCATCGGGCGACCTGCTCGACGCGAGCCTGGCCCGCGTGGCCGAGCACGTGGCCCAGAAGCGCCTGGCCATGCTCGGCTGCCTGCTGGCGGCCACGCGCCTGCTCGACATCCGCCTCGAGGACGAGGCCGCGGCCGGGGCCTGGGTCGAGGCCTTCATCGCCCGCACGGACCGCTAG
- a CDS encoding DsrE family protein produces the protein MQILIVLSSADPEIKWNAVRLGNFLLNKGEEVTIFLNGPAVDLAAGDSDRFPIASEAKLFGLSDGKLAAUGKCLGLHGVEASAPVALSNMQFLYDQLRLADRVLSY, from the coding sequence ATGCAAATACTGATCGTCCTTTCCAGCGCCGACCCGGAAATCAAGTGGAACGCCGTGCGGTTGGGCAATTTCCTGCTCAACAAGGGCGAGGAGGTCACGATTTTCCTCAACGGCCCGGCCGTGGACCTCGCGGCCGGCGACAGCGACCGGTTTCCCATCGCGTCCGAAGCCAAGCTTTTCGGCTTAAGCGACGGCAAGCTAGCCGCCTGAGGGAAGTGCCTGGGCCTCCACGGTGTGGAAGCCAGCGCTCCGGTGGCCCTTTCCAACATGCAGTTCCTCTACGACCAATTGCGGCTCGCCGACAGAGTCCTGTCCTACTGA
- a CDS encoding dual specificity protein phosphatase, translated as MAASDHAYPLTWVTDRLAVGGAPMSYEQLASLKEQGVTAILNLCAEFCDLHDIEAAYGFEVHYLPVQDEEAPDLAALERALEWLDEAVYLGKKVLIHCRHGIGRTGTVLNAYLLRRGLGHKLAARVLRPLRSKPTNFDQWWTIRRYGKKSGRLTIREPRLECGHLVDLSPFLADYAGLVAAARLAARGLPRCGRDHDRCCRRPLSLSLIEAVHLGNRVNIGLSSQSRLAVIEEAAKASREWEDLARRYGESRDHCLSAWSRPCPLSREGTCLVFANRPIACVTAGMAPQAEAALWESTLEPGLAGLSRQAFLALAGSLSDAALPRFPLPDVVSGRYVSAVFKFLLARENGGGR; from the coding sequence ATGGCGGCCAGCGACCACGCCTATCCCCTGACCTGGGTGACGGACCGCCTGGCCGTGGGCGGGGCGCCCATGTCCTACGAGCAGCTGGCCTCCCTCAAGGAGCAGGGTGTCACGGCCATCCTCAACCTGTGCGCCGAATTCTGCGACCTCCACGACATCGAGGCCGCCTACGGCTTCGAGGTCCACTACCTGCCGGTACAGGACGAGGAGGCCCCGGACCTGGCCGCCCTGGAGCGGGCTCTGGAATGGCTCGACGAGGCCGTCTACCTGGGCAAGAAGGTGCTCATCCACTGCCGCCACGGCATCGGCCGCACGGGCACGGTCTTAAACGCCTACCTGCTGCGCCGGGGCCTGGGCCACAAGCTGGCCGCCCGGGTGCTGCGGCCCCTGCGGTCCAAGCCGACCAACTTCGACCAGTGGTGGACCATCCGCCGCTACGGCAAGAAATCGGGCAGGCTCACCATCCGCGAACCGCGCCTGGAATGCGGCCATCTGGTCGATTTGAGCCCGTTTCTGGCCGATTACGCCGGCCTGGTCGCGGCGGCGCGCCTGGCGGCCAGGGGGCTGCCCCGCTGCGGCCGCGACCACGACCGCTGCTGCCGCCGGCCCCTGTCGCTTTCGCTCATCGAAGCCGTGCACCTGGGCAACCGCGTCAACATCGGCCTGTCGAGCCAGAGCCGCCTGGCGGTCATCGAGGAGGCGGCCAAGGCTTCCCGCGAGTGGGAGGACCTGGCCCGGCGCTACGGGGAGAGCCGCGACCACTGCCTTTCGGCCTGGTCGCGGCCGTGCCCCCTGTCCCGGGAAGGGACCTGCCTGGTCTTCGCCAACCGGCCCATCGCCTGCGTGACGGCCGGCATGGCGCCGCAGGCCGAGGCGGCCCTGTGGGAGTCCACCCTGGAACCCGGCCTGGCCGGCCTGTCGCGCCAGGCCTTCCTGGCCCTGGCCGGGAGCTTAAGCGACGCGGCCCTGCCGCGCTTTCCCCTGCCGGACGTGGTTTCGGGGCGCTACGTGTCGGCGGTGTTCAAGTTCCTGCTGGCCCGGGAAAACGGCGGCGGGCGTTGA
- a CDS encoding response regulator: protein MAEIIVLDDVIDAGVVIKRILERKGHRVGVFTEEEEALAHVAKKKPDLAILDMKLKKMSGVEVLEEIRKRSPDTRVIMLTGYPTLETARESVRLGACEYCVKPIDKEELERKVEEALAAPRG, encoded by the coding sequence ATGGCCGAAATCATCGTGCTCGACGACGTCATCGACGCCGGCGTGGTCATCAAGCGCATTCTCGAACGCAAGGGCCACCGCGTCGGCGTGTTCACCGAGGAAGAGGAGGCCCTGGCCCATGTGGCCAAGAAAAAGCCCGATCTGGCCATCCTCGACATGAAGCTCAAGAAAATGAGCGGCGTGGAGGTGCTGGAGGAGATCAGGAAGCGCTCCCCGGACACCCGGGTCATCATGCTGACGGGCTACCCCACCCTGGAGACGGCCCGGGAATCCGTGCGCCTGGGCGCCTGCGAGTACTGCGTCAAGCCCATCGACAAGGAAGAGCTGGAGCGCAAGGTGGAAGAGGCCCTGGCCGCGCCCCGGGGCTGA
- a CDS encoding ATP-binding protein — protein sequence MTAWPSLSRLSFRTKINCGIVLIVACISIPLAYLTWRAAAGTLQAETRKRGLVLSENLAMRVSDAMLSMDLLRLKNMVDELKKVDDIVYAFILDRDGNVLVHTFRGGFPVELRTVNAPKDGAPHIQLLDTGREFVDDFAAPVVIVGTPFGTARIGLSRTKAEAAADSLALMIVFYSGAAMVAALAFSTLFARRVTERINRLRAHAEEVVKGNLDQRTGPRAQAACSTVLSCDKRLCPAYGDRDRRCWLTASPGQRCEGPECCQGCPVFETQKGDEIQDLAETFDVMAVSLKTHLDELRQAKQELSRQERQLRTILDATPDLVCLLDENLSYLAVNRAFAAWVGADPRDIVGATDRDVFPDDEGRAMHDENRLVLATSRPSDREVAARRAGAAVWLHVVRVPIVDSKGKAIGILRTARDVTQLKQFQEQLIQSQKMESLGKLAGGVAHEINTPLGVILGYAQLLQEDVPAESQLRADLQTIEKQAKVCRKIVADLLGFSRQAESAKIEMCFNNSLMEAVSLVRHAFSLERTAIATDLDERMPIIYGDPEKLKQVWINLLSNARDALAPGGGALLVRSRLFAGKQKVTAWFADTGPGIDPDTRHRIFDPFFTTKPVGQGTGLGLSVSFGIIQDHGGAITVQSPVPTGFFDDMSLGDNPGPGTVFVVDLPLDHEETLGGPRSADPAEG from the coding sequence ATGACCGCCTGGCCGAGCCTGTCGCGCCTGAGCTTTCGCACCAAGATCAACTGCGGCATCGTGCTCATCGTCGCCTGCATCAGCATCCCCCTGGCCTACCTGACCTGGCGGGCCGCCGCCGGAACGCTGCAGGCCGAGACCCGCAAGCGCGGCCTGGTCCTGTCCGAAAACCTGGCCATGCGGGTGTCCGACGCCATGCTGTCCATGGATTTGCTGCGCTTAAAAAACATGGTGGACGAGCTCAAAAAGGTCGACGACATCGTCTACGCCTTCATCCTCGACCGCGACGGCAACGTGCTCGTGCATACCTTCAGGGGCGGCTTTCCCGTGGAGTTGCGCACGGTCAACGCGCCCAAGGACGGCGCGCCCCATATCCAGCTCCTGGACACCGGCCGGGAGTTCGTGGACGACTTCGCCGCGCCGGTGGTCATCGTGGGCACGCCCTTCGGCACGGCCCGCATCGGGCTGTCGCGCACCAAGGCCGAAGCCGCCGCCGACAGCCTGGCGCTGATGATCGTGTTCTATTCCGGCGCGGCCATGGTGGCCGCCCTGGCCTTTTCCACGCTGTTCGCCCGGCGGGTCACCGAACGCATCAACCGCCTGCGCGCCCATGCCGAGGAAGTGGTCAAGGGCAACCTGGACCAGCGCACCGGCCCCAGGGCCCAGGCCGCCTGTTCCACGGTCCTGTCCTGCGACAAGCGCCTGTGCCCGGCTTACGGCGACCGCGACCGGCGCTGCTGGCTGACCGCCTCGCCGGGCCAGCGCTGCGAGGGCCCGGAGTGCTGCCAGGGCTGCCCGGTCTTCGAGACCCAGAAGGGCGACGAGATCCAGGACCTGGCCGAAACCTTCGACGTCATGGCCGTGTCGCTCAAAACCCACCTCGACGAGCTGCGCCAGGCCAAGCAGGAGCTCTCGCGCCAGGAACGCCAGCTGCGCACCATCCTCGACGCCACGCCGGACCTGGTCTGCCTGCTCGACGAGAACCTCTCCTACCTGGCCGTCAACCGGGCCTTCGCCGCCTGGGTCGGGGCCGATCCCCGCGACATCGTCGGCGCCACCGACCGCGACGTCTTCCCCGACGACGAGGGCCGGGCCATGCACGACGAAAACCGCCTGGTCCTGGCCACCTCCCGCCCCAGCGACCGCGAGGTGGCCGCCCGCCGGGCCGGCGCCGCCGTGTGGCTGCACGTGGTGCGCGTGCCCATCGTGGATTCCAAGGGCAAGGCCATCGGCATCCTGCGCACCGCCCGCGACGTGACCCAGCTCAAGCAGTTCCAGGAACAGCTCATCCAGTCCCAGAAGATGGAGTCGCTGGGCAAGCTGGCCGGCGGCGTGGCCCACGAGATCAACACGCCCCTGGGCGTCATCCTCGGCTACGCCCAGTTGCTCCAGGAGGACGTCCCGGCCGAAAGCCAACTGCGCGCGGATTTGCAAACCATCGAGAAACAGGCCAAGGTCTGCCGCAAAATCGTGGCCGATCTGCTCGGCTTTTCCCGCCAGGCCGAAAGCGCCAAGATCGAGATGTGTTTCAACAACTCCCTGATGGAGGCCGTAAGCCTGGTGCGACACGCCTTTTCCCTGGAGCGGACCGCCATCGCCACGGACCTCGACGAGCGCATGCCCATCATTTACGGCGACCCGGAAAAGCTCAAGCAGGTCTGGATCAACCTGCTCTCCAACGCCCGCGACGCCTTGGCGCCGGGCGGGGGGGCGCTGCTTGTGCGCTCGCGCCTGTTCGCCGGGAAGCAGAAGGTCACGGCCTGGTTCGCCGATACCGGCCCCGGCATCGACCCCGATACCCGGCACCGCATCTTCGACCCCTTTTTCACCACCAAGCCCGTGGGCCAGGGCACGGGGCTGGGGCTTTCCGTCTCCTTTGGCATCATCCAGGACCACGGCGGCGCCATTACCGTGCAAAGCCCCGTGCCAACGGGCTTTTTCGACGACATGTCCCTGGGCGACAACCCCGGGCCGGGCACCGTCTTCGTCGTGGACCTGCCCCTCGATCACGAAGAAACGCTCGGCGGGCCGCGATCCGCCGACCCCGCGGAGGGATAA
- a CDS encoding MltA domain-containing protein: MKNPVSAFLRPLAAGLGLAVLLLAAGCAGVAENPGPAPRPNPGPDGSQVRLPASPPPAAAPTTPWNTRVSPGSQQIPSFASLAPAVDRSIAYAARKPASAVAIDKPGASLTWGQLHQALLTFRRILPELDRDPSVLSKYFKWVPLDTDTLLTGYYEPTIEVSRTARGPYVWPIYRNPGASAKKHSREAIDYGGALRGKGLEIGYAKDPIAVFFLHVQGSGKLRFVEDGTTEYVLFGGNNGHRYVGVGRVMVNRGCFPEEEMSMQRIRRFLEENPAQIREYLTANPSYIFFRESQTPPIGAMGVPVTPHASIAVDPGFVPYGSLLVVDGDLPGFPGPAPERFTGFVMAQDTGCMRGNHFDLYLGPGEKAAHQAGLMKGTAKAYILMPR, translated from the coding sequence ATGAAAAATCCCGTGTCGGCCTTCCTGCGTCCCCTGGCGGCCGGGCTCGGCCTGGCGGTGCTCCTTCTGGCCGCCGGCTGCGCCGGCGTGGCCGAGAATCCGGGCCCCGCGCCCCGCCCCAACCCCGGGCCGGACGGCTCGCAGGTCCGCCTGCCGGCCAGCCCTCCCCCGGCGGCCGCGCCGACCACCCCCTGGAACACCCGCGTCAGCCCGGGGAGCCAGCAGATCCCGAGCTTCGCCTCCCTGGCCCCGGCCGTGGACCGCTCCATCGCCTACGCCGCCCGCAAACCCGCCTCGGCCGTGGCCATCGACAAGCCCGGCGCCAGCCTCACCTGGGGCCAGCTCCACCAGGCGCTTCTCACCTTCCGGCGCATCCTGCCCGAGCTCGACCGCGACCCCTCGGTCCTGTCGAAGTATTTCAAGTGGGTGCCCCTCGATACCGACACGCTTTTAACCGGCTACTACGAGCCCACCATCGAGGTCTCGCGCACCGCCCGCGGCCCCTACGTCTGGCCCATCTACCGCAACCCCGGCGCCAGCGCCAAGAAACACAGCCGCGAGGCCATCGACTACGGCGGGGCGCTTCGCGGCAAGGGTCTGGAGATCGGCTACGCCAAGGACCCCATCGCCGTCTTTTTCCTGCACGTCCAGGGTTCGGGCAAGCTGCGCTTCGTGGAGGACGGCACGACCGAGTACGTCCTTTTCGGCGGCAACAACGGCCACCGCTACGTGGGCGTGGGCCGGGTCATGGTCAACCGGGGCTGCTTCCCCGAGGAAGAGATGAGCATGCAGCGCATCCGCCGTTTCCTGGAGGAAAACCCCGCCCAGATCCGGGAATACCTGACCGCCAACCCGAGCTACATCTTCTTCAGGGAATCCCAGACCCCGCCCATCGGGGCCATGGGCGTGCCGGTCACGCCCCACGCGAGCATTGCCGTGGACCCGGGGTTCGTGCCCTACGGCTCGCTGCTGGTAGTGGACGGCGACCTGCCCGGTTTCCCGGGGCCGGCCCCGGAGCGCTTCACCGGCTTCGTCATGGCCCAGGATACGGGCTGCATGCGCGGCAACCATTTCGACCTCTACCTCGGGCCGGGCGAGAAGGCCGCCCACCAGGCGGGCCTGATGAAAGGCACGGCCAAGGCCTACATCCTCATGCCGCGCTAA